The following coding sequences lie in one Arthrobacter sp. SLBN-122 genomic window:
- a CDS encoding MBL fold metallo-hydrolase gives MSVTIENLVTSGTFSLDGGTWDVDNNVWIVGNDEECVIIDAPHDAAAIINQVRSRKVKAILLTHAHNDHIGAAREVADALGAPICLNQEDLVLWEQVYPDTQPDRYHADGDVFEVGGAALRAIHTPGHSPGSTCFYLESEGTVFTGDTLFNGGPGATGRSYSDYPTILKSIRERLLTLPAETVVRTGHGDSTTIAAEQETLAKVTQ, from the coding sequence ATGAGCGTCACCATTGAGAACCTGGTCACCTCGGGCACGTTTTCGCTCGACGGCGGCACCTGGGACGTGGACAACAACGTCTGGATTGTGGGCAATGACGAGGAATGCGTCATCATCGACGCCCCCCACGACGCCGCCGCGATCATCAACCAGGTCCGCAGCCGTAAGGTCAAGGCCATCCTGCTGACCCACGCGCACAACGACCACATTGGCGCCGCCCGCGAGGTTGCCGATGCCCTGGGGGCGCCCATCTGCCTGAACCAGGAGGACCTGGTCCTGTGGGAACAGGTGTACCCCGACACCCAGCCGGACCGCTACCACGCTGACGGTGACGTGTTCGAGGTGGGCGGAGCTGCGCTGCGGGCCATCCACACGCCCGGCCACTCACCCGGATCCACCTGCTTCTACCTGGAAAGCGAGGGGACCGTCTTCACCGGCGACACCCTCTTCAACGGCGGCCCGGGTGCCACGGGCCGGTCCTACAGCGACTACCCCACCATCCTGAAGTCCATCCGGGAACGGCTGCTGACGCTTCCGGCCGAAACCGTGGTCCGCACCGGCCACGGTGACAGCACCACCATCGCCGCGGAGCAGGAAACGCTGGCCAAGGTCACGCAGTAG